Genomic segment of Pseudoalteromonas sp. NC201:
TGCCCCGATTAATCATTGGGACAGAAGCGTTGGCGTGGCTTGGCGTCCAAAAAATAGCCCTGAAGTGTATAACGGCCCAATCCGTATTCGCCGAGCGCTTGCACAATCGAAAAACGTGGTATCTGTTCGTTTGATCAAAGGCGTTGGCATAAATAAGGCTGCTGATCATTTGCTTAAATTTGGTTTCCAAGACGCAGATATTAATCGCAGCGAGTCGTTGGCACTTGGTAGTGCTGCACTGACTCCTATTGAAATGGCGCGCGGCATGGCCACTTTTGCCAACGGCGGTCACCTCATTGAGCCGTATTTTATCGATAAAATTACCGACTCATTCGGCACTGAGCTGGGTTCTGCAGAGCCGCTATTGGTCTGCGACGAACAGCAGATGGAAGAACAACCTGAGCGCTGTGCACCGCAAGTGATTTCGGAGCAAAACGCATTTCTGATTGCTGATGCGCTTCACAGTGCTATCTGGGGTGGTGGTAGTTGGAAACACGATACGGGCTGGAGCGGCACTGGCTGGCGTGGTCAATGGTTAAAACGTCGTGACCTTGCTGGAAAAACGGGTACCACCAATGACTCAGTAGATACTTGGTTTACGGGCTTTAACCGTAATGTCCTCACCACAGTCTGGGTTGGCTTTGACGATGCGAGTAAATCCTTGGGTCGTGCGGCCTACAACGCTAACCTTGGTAATAATCAACTTGTTGGCGCAGAAGCCGGAGCGATTTCAGCACAACCTGCTTGGATAGACTTTATGCGTGAGGCACTTAAAGATGAGCCTTTGGCTCCGATAGAGCCGCCTCCAGGGCTTATTTCAACTCGGATTGATTTAAAGACAGGGCTTTTGTCTCGCAAGAACGACTACACATCTCGGTTTGAATATTTCGAGCAAGGTACGGCCCCAACCAAGTACGTATTGGATACGGATAGCAGCACACCGTTTGACGATACCGCGCCGCTACCGACTCACGAAGAGTTATTCTAAAATAGAAATGCCGATACAGATGTATCGGCATTTTTGTCTTATACCAGTTGTATTATATCTATTTTCTTAAAAGAGTTATTTTAGATTTTGCGTCAGCCAGAATAAATCGGAATGTATTCCCGCTGCTGTCACTTCTTTACCTGCCCCCGGGCCTTGGATCACCAGCGGGTTTTGTTCATACCATTTAGTGTGGATCACAAAAATATTATCACCCGGCGTTAAATTCGCGATTGCCGAGCCATTTGGTACCTGTGCAATGCCTACTTTTGCAGACACTTTGCCATTGCTTGCAATTTCAAGCGCACCAGTATAACGAAGCGCAGCGTCATTCGCTGTGGCCTTTGCATAGTGTGTCGCATAAAAGTCATCGAGTTGCTGGCGATTTTCTAAAAACGTTTGCCATGAACCCACACTCAATGACTCAGGCATTAACGCCTCTAATTCAATATCATCAAGCTCAAGTTCAATGTCTAACTCTCGTGCTAAGATCAAAAGCTTACGCTGCATATCACGGCCAGATAGATCTTCGCGCGGATCGGGCTCAGTAAAACCAAGTTCTTGCGCCCCGAGCACTAGCTCAGAAAATGCTTCAGAACCATCATAGCGACTACACAGCCAAGATAAAGTGCCGGAAAAGACGCCTTCAATTCTCACCACTTCATCGCCACTATTTTGCAGATCAGCCAACGCAAAGTTAATGGGTAGACCTGCGCCAACACTGGTGTTGTAACGCCATAACAGGTTACGCTCTTGTAACTGCTGACGCAGCTTGGAGTACCAACCTTGTTGTGCCGTACCGGCATATTTATTAGCGCTGATCAAATGGCAGTCATGTTCAACAAACTGCGGATACAACTCGCTGAAACGCTCGCTCGCAGTAATATCGACCACCACTTTATGCTCGTAATCTAGCTCTTTAATACGAGTGAATAGCTCTGCTTCATTATATTCGATGGCCTCATTTTGCCATTGCTGTTGCCACGATGCTAAATTCAACCCGCTTGGACAGAACAACATTTGCTTAGAACGCAGTAAGCCAACCAACTTAAGATCAAAGTGCTCACTCAGCTTAGCGACTTGGTTTTTGCATTGTTCGATAAACACTTCACCCACATTGCCAACACCAGCTACAATCACAGCAAGCTCTCTGCCTTTATTGACCAAACGTTCGTGCAATATAGCAAGTAGATCGCTATCAATTGCTTGATCGGTTAACACTAAGCTGTAATGGCGCTCTTGCAGCACAAAACGGGTGACAATCGCATGTTCATCCAATAATTCCAGAGCTTGCTGATGTAAGCCAGCAACATCCTGACTTGGGGCAACAATAGCAAAGCCTTGTACTTGCGACTCAATAATATTGGCTCGCGAATCCAGCGCTTTAATCACAACATGGCTAAACTCAGATGGCACCAGTAAGTGTGCCTCTCCACCTTTAACAAAATGATGAATGCTATGTTGAATAAGCTGGCTTAGCTGTTTCACTTCACCACTTTTTAGCTGCTCAACGCGTAACAGGTCAAGTTGTCCAAAAGTGGTAATAAAGCGCTTCTCTTTGCTATAGCCTGCCTTTACTATCTCAGTGCCAAGTGCATCGGCGTCAAAGCTGCTGCGAACTTGCAGTTTTATATCGGTATCTTTAAGTGGAGACAGCGTTTTTGCATGTAGTACTGGATTACCTAATCGTGCGAGTAATTCAGCTTGGCCACGACATACCTTTGTGTATTTTATGGCATTGGCGACTTTACGTGGATCAGTGCTGAATACACCCGTTGTATCCGTCCAAATTGATACTTGAGCCGCATCAAGATAACTTGCCAACAAAGTCGCGCTATAGTCACTGCCATTTCGGCCTAAAGTCACCGTTTCACCTTGTGCATTTGCGGCAATAAAACCGGTAACGATATAGATAGCGTGATCATCAATTGCGCGATAGCACGCTTCTTTGTTATGGGCGTGTAGTAACACCCCCTCTTGTTGTACAAATAACGTACGAGCGTCGATAGCTTTGGCTTCGATACCTTGAGAACTTAGGTAGTTTGCTAATATACGAGCCGACCATAGCTCTCCATGTGCAAGTAAACTCGCGTAGTGAAGATGCTGTTCTTCTCGTCCTGAAGCGATTGCTTGCAGCTCATTGACAAGCTGTTTGAGTAACACACTGTGTTGTTCACCTACAAACAGGGCATCAATTAATTCACGTTGATGATTTTCAACTTGTAATAAAACATCGTTGAATGCGCGAACATCTTGCTGCTCAAAGCTTTGCCATAACTTCACTAGGGTATTCGTTGTTTTTCCTGCAGCAGAAACCACAACACTGTCACCTAGTTGACATTGCTCTAACACTATCTTGGCAACCGCCTGATAACGCTCTGGCGAGCTTAAACTCGAACCACCAAACTTATGTACTACTTTTGCCATTTACTCACCACAACGCTACTGTATGTGCAGGCGTTAATTTGAATGACTTAGCATCATCACTCGCCTGACTTTCATCAATACATGCAAATCCCGCTTCCAGATCTGCAATGAGATCCTGTGCATCTTCAATGCCTACAGAAATACGAATCAACGTGTCGCCCACTCCCGCTTCTAAACGTGCTTGCGGATCCATACCCGCGTGTGTCATCGTCGCTGGATGACAAATAAGACTCTCAACCCCACCTAAAGATTCTGCCAATGAAAAGTGCGTTAGAGACGTTAAAAACTTCGCAGATGTTTGCAGATCGCCTTTGATATCAAAGCTCACCATGCCACCAAAGCCGAGCTGTTGTTTTTTCGCAAGTTCGTGTTGAGGATGCGACTCAAGGCCAGGGTAATAAACTTGGCTAACATACGGCGACTTTTCTAAATATTCTGCAATAAGCTGAGCATTTTCTTGATGTTGGCGTAAACGCACATTTAAGGTGCGCAGTCCACGTAGGGTAAGGTAACTATCAAAAGGTGCACCGGTAATACCGATATTATTCGCCCACCAAGCTAACTCATCACCCAATTCCTGTGTACGCGCGATCACCGCGCCCCCCACTACATCAGAATGACCATTGATATATTTAGTGGTTGAATGCACGACGACATCCACGCCAAAGGCAATGGGGTTTTGTAATGCAGGAGACAAGAAGGTGTTGTCAGCGGCGACCAAAGCCCCCACAGCGTGTGCTGCATTTACGACAGCTTCTATATCCGTTAACCGCAAAATTGGGTTACTTGGTGTTTCAATCCAAACTAATTTAGGTTTGATCTGCTGCAGCTGCGCAAGACTTTCAGGTTGCGTGAGATCCAAGACTGTTAATTTGAGTAATCCACGCTTTGCAAGCGATGTAAACAAGCGATAGCTACCACCATAGCAGTCATGTGGAATAACCAGCGTATCGTCATGGTTAAGCAGTTGAGTTACTAGGTGAACGGCAGCCATGCCAGTGGCGGTAATAATACCACGAGCACCACCTTCAAGTTCGGTAAGTGCCTGTGCAAGCACATCACGATTAAAGTTACCGCTGCGGCCATAATCGTAGTCGCGTTTGGTATCAAAATCGGCAAAAGAATAGGTGGTAGAAAGGTAAAGCGGTGGCACTACTGCCCCATGCGCTTTATCAGCTTCTATACCGTGACGCACTGCTACCGTCGATTTATTAACTTGACTCATAAGGTCACCTAGATAGTTGGATGTTTAGACGTCTAAAAGGTTAGAGCAACAGAAACCAGAAGTCAAAACATTTATACTGCTAAATGGCTAAATAACTAGTATTTGACTATCTTTTTTAAACCGATAAAATTTCGCCACTCTAGGCGTTGCTAATACGACTGAGTTATTGAAAACTATGGCAGAGATTCTTCTATCTCGCTATGGCGGATTAGTTTATTCATCTATTTGAGTTTGGGATTTATCTTTAATTCGTAAGGTTATCCCTATATTCATGCGGTTGGTGAATAATGTAGACCAGAACCCAGTCATATTGGCATTGATGTAACTGAGGCAAGTACACAATTATGGCAAAATGGAACGGTGAGTATATTCACCCATATGCAGAACACGGTAAGAAAGCAGAGCAAGTAAAAAAGATCACGGTGAGCATACCTCTGAATGTACTCAAAGTGCTAACTGATGAGCGTACACGTCGCCAAGTGAATAACTTACGTCATGCCACGAACAGTGAGCTTTTATGTGAGGCGTTTCTACATGCCTTCACAGGTCAGCCACTGCCGAGCGATGAAGACTTGAGAAAAGATAATCCAGAGCGTATTCCTTTAGAGGTAAGACAAATAATGGAAGAGCGCGGTTTGGAGATCCCAGAAATAAACGAAGAGTGATAACTACTCTTTCGCTCTGGAAATACAGACACAAAAAAAGCCTCAATCGAGGCTTTTTCATTTGAATAATACCAATGGTATTATTCCATATATCCAGCTGGCATATCGATTTGTGCCACGCCTGATTCAATTGCAGCTATCGCTACCGCTTTTGCGATACGAGGTAACAAACGTGGATCCATTGGTTTTGGAATAATATACTCAGGACCAAACTCTAGACTATCTACGTCAGCCGCTTTTAACACTTCAGCAGGTACAGGCTCTTTCGCAATCGTTCTAATTGCTTCAACCGCTGCAATCTTCATTTCGTCATTGATAGCGGTTGCACGTACATCAAGCGCACCACGGAAGATAAACGGGAAACACAGTACGTTATTTACTTGGTTTGGATAATCCGAGCGGCCTGTCGCCATGATCAAATCATTACGTGCACCGTGTGCAACTTCAGGGCAGATCTCAGGGTCTGGGTTAGAACAAGCGAATACCACTGGCTTGTCAGCCATTAGCTTTAGATCCTCAGCAGAAAGTAAGTCTGGGCCAGAAACACCAACAAATACGTCCGCATCTGCAATCACGTCTTGTAACGTACGCTTATCCGTGTTGTTTGCAAACAGCTCTTTGTATTCATTTAGGTCATCACGACGAGTATGGATCACGCCTTTTCTGTCCAGCATATAGATGTGCTCACGTTGAGCACCGCATTTGATCAGTAATTCCATACAAGCAATAGCGGCTGCACCCGCGCCAAGACACACAATAATCGCATCATGAATATCTTTACCTTGGATTTCCAACGCATTCAGCATACCCGCAGCGGTTACAATTGCAGTGCCGTGCTGATCATCATGGAATACAGGAACGTCACAACGTTCAATTAGCGCGCGCTCAATTTCAAAACACTCTGGCGCTTTAATATCTTCAAGGTTAATACCACCAAATGTGTCTGCGATATTTGCCACAGTATTGATGAAGTCTTCAGTGGTGTTGTGCTTAACTTCGATATCGATTGAATCAAGGCCCGCAAAACGCTTAAATAATAGTGCCTTACCTTCCATAACAGGCTTTGACGCCAAAGGACCTAAGTTACCCAAGCCAAGAATTGCCGTACCATTACTGATCACCGCAACCATATTTCCTTTACCCGTGTAACGGTATGCATTCGCCGGATCAGCCGCGATTTCACGTACTGGCTCTGCAACACCTGGGCTGTATGCAAGTGCTAAGTCTTTTACGGTCTCGGCAGGTTTAGTGAGTTCAACACTGATTTTACCTGGAACGGGCTTCTCGTGATAATCTAGAGCTTGTTGACGAAAGTCTGTCATGGCGCGATATTTTCCTACGAAGTTAATGTGAGAGTGTGGTAAACGTTCGCATTCTGAATGTTGGCAACCTAGCTAGCTGGTTACAGCAACACACAGTGCGATTAACTATATGAGCGACGACATTCAACCACTCAACAAGCGTATGTGCTTTGCTGTCGCGGTATGTCAATAGGACATATAGTTAATCGACCGTATTCACACAATACCGAGTTTTGCTCATTATTCAAGTAAAATCAGGTCTATCCACTAGCATGGTATTTTCTATACTTTTCCGAGAAGATAAGCTCAATTTTAAGAAATATTTCACAAATAAAATGACTAAAACTTAAAAAACAAGACGCTAAAACCAGCACAGAATGTATAAAATTAGCACAAATGTACACCAACTATAAAAACAATAAGAGAATAGCAACTTAACTAACTTTAACGTCAAGATACCGACATTTAATCGCAATATACTGACTTTAGTTTATATTAAGTGCTCATACCTGATAGTATTTACTATATGAGCTTTGATTATTTTCACAACTTAAGCTCGTAAATGTTCAATATTTATCTGCTAAATAGAGTTTTTACTCTACCCAAGAGATCAGTAAAGTTTTGCTGCCAAACTGGCAAGTTTTTTATTTTAGAAGAATAAAAGACACAATAAGACGGGATGACTGACGGTCTATCTGCTGATGCAGAATAGGATGTATAAATCGAGAAGGTATTTTCAAACAGGCACAAAAAAAGCACCCTAAAGGTGCTTTTTTCGACTAGACCAACAAGATTACTTCTTGCTGCTAAGTGCACCGAAACGCTTGTTAAAGCGATCTACACGGCCACCTGTGTCAAGGATCTTCTGCTTACCAGTGTAGAACGGGTGACATGCAGAACATACGTCTAGGTGAATATCTTTACATAGCGTTGAACGAGTTTCGAACTTGTTACCGCAAGAGCACGATGCAGTGATCGTCTCGTAATTAGGGTGAATACCTTCTTTCATAGCAACCTCTAGTTAAGGCCGTATCGCTCTCCAAACCCGAAGTCTGGCACCATACGTAGTTATACAAAAATGTGGACGCGTATTTTAGTGCTTAACTGAACAATCTACAAGCAATATTTCAGAGTTTTTTATCACCGTCGCAGAGTACGTTTTCAATTCGTACCACCTTAGGTATATACTTCGTCACTGCGCTCACTTTATGGAATTGTAATACATGCTCATTCTTGAAGTAGCTTTAAAGCTGCCACTGCACCGAACATTCGACTATTTGCTAGCACCAACCATGCAAGTTGAAGCAGGAATGAGAGTCACCGTCAATTTTGCCAACCGTCGCTGCACAGCGATTGCACTTGCTAAAAAAGACGACACCGATGTACCAAAAGAAAAACTCAAGCAAATTATTGAGGTGTTGGACGAGCATCCTGTCTTTAATCAAGCACAACTTAGCTTTTTACACTTTGTCTCCCAGTATTACTGTCATCCAATTGGCGATACCTTATTCACAGCACTGCCGGCAGTACTCAGAGATGGTGGAAGCCCAGACAAAACTCAGATCCCTATCGTCAGATTAACGGAAAAAGGGCAGAAACTACCAACACTGCGAGCCAAAAAGCAACAAGCGCTGCTTTCTCAATTACATGAAGGTGGTGCAATAAAATTAAGTGAACTCAAAGCGCTCGGATTTGCTAGCCAAACAATTAAAGCATTGGAAGAAAAAGCGCTTATCTCACAATCTATTGAGCATGATAGTGATTGGTCGCAAAACGAATTACAGCTAGGCGAAAAGCCACGCCTAAACGACCAGCAAGCGACTATTTGCAGCGCCGTTAATGCACAAGTCGGTTACCGTACCTTTTTAATCGAAGGTGTAACGGGAAGTGGTAAAACCGAAGTCTACTTACAGAGCCTTGAAAACATAATAAAAGCGGGTAAACAAGCACTGATCTTGGTGCCTGAAATTGGACTCACACCGCAAACAGTCAACCGCTTCAAAAAGCGCTTTAATAACCTGCCCATTGATTTATGGCACTCAAATCTAACCGATAATGAGCGCCTACATACTTGGCGTCGCGCCGAAAAGGGTCTGAGCGCTTTGGTTATCGGTACTCGCTCGGCCATTTTTTTGCCATTTCAAAATCTCGGCATGATCATCGTTGACGAAGAGCACGACAACTCGTTTAAACAGCAAGAAGGCCTGCGCTATCACGCCAGAGATCTCGCTGCATTTCGAGCGCATCAGGCACACTGCCCTTTGCTTTTGGGAACCGCAACACCGGCATTAGAAACATTACACAAAGCCATTACCAACAAATATCAACTCGTCACACTGAGTAAACGAGCGCAGACCCAGCACGACAACCAATTTCACCTTGTCGACATGAAAGGTCAGCCAGAACAAGGCGGGTTTTCACCAATGAGTTTACATTGGATGGAAAAAACACTCGCTCGCGGTAAGCAAGTTATGGTGTTTCTAAATCGTCGGGGCTTTGCACCAACATTGATGTGTCACGAATGCGGATGGCTTAATACCTGTAAACATTGCTCTACCAGCGCCACGTACCATAAAAATATGAACCGCTTGGTATGTCACCATTGCGGTGAGCAGGACTTTGTACCGAGACAGTGTCCAGATTGCGGCAGCACCCAAATCATGCCCACAGGGCTTGGTACAGAACAACTCGAAGGCTTTTTAAGCGAACGCTTCACTGATATTCCCGTTACTCGCATTGACCGAGATTCTACGCGCCGTAAGGGCAGCCTTGAAAGCGCCCTTGAAGAAATTAATCAAGGTGGCGCGCGAATTCTGGTCGGCACTCAAATGCTTGCCAAGGGCCACCACTTTGCCGATGTCAGCCTTGTGATTATCTTGGATGTGGACTCAGGACTTTACTCTTGTGACTTTAGAGCAACCGAGCAAATGGCACAGCTCATTACGCAAGTTGCTGGACGAGCCGGACGTGCCGGTGAAGCGGGAACCGTGTTATTGCAAACGCATTTTCCAGAACATCCATTATTGCAAGATTTAATTAATAATGGTTATGGCGACTTCGCGCGATATGCCTTACAAGAGCGTGAAGAAGCTATGCTTCCCCCCTTCGCACACTTAGCTATCATCCGCGCCGAGGCAACAAATATAAATACAGTATTGCGCTTTTTGTCGGATTTGGTTCCAGCTACCCCCTATCCTGGTATACAATTGCTGGGTCCAATTCCAGCACCACTTGAACGAATAGCTGGAAAGTTCAGATATCAATTACACATACACGCACAACAACGCACTGTGCTGCGGGACTACCTTTCGCAACTTGCGCGCTATATCGCTACGCATGAGTCTGCCAATCGAGTACGCTGGAGCATAGATGTTGATCCAATGGATAGCTATTAAAATCAAATAACCTATGGCACAGCACGATTACATCAATAAGAAACCTAAAGGCAAGGGGAAAGACAAGCCAGAAAAATCGGCGAAATTTCCTGTTATTGCTGCTATTTTTGCATTTCTACTAATCGGAGGGTTTGCCTACGGTCTTTGGTTTATAAAAACCAATGCCGATCCTAAAGAAGTAGAGCAAGCCAAAAACCCACACCCAGTTGCAGAGCAAAAGGTTAGTAAACCAAAACCTCGCCCACCTGAGTTCATTGAAGAAATTAAAAATCATGAAATCAAGGTCGAAGTTAAAGAGATCGAGAGCAAAGGTCCCTATCAAATGCAGTGTGGTTCATTTAGAACCCATAGCCAAGCCGAAGCCATGAAAGCCAAAGTTGCGTTTGCTGGATTAATCGCGGAGATCCGTCGTACCGAAGGGAGTAACGGTGTCTGGTATCGTGTCCGTCTTGGCCCCTACGATACCAAGCGTTTAGCAGAAAGCGATAAAAACAAATTACAACGCGTTGGGATATTTGGCTGCGGGATTTGGGGCTGGACTTGATTTTTATAAGTCCACCCATATTTCCTACTAATCTAGAGTTACACGGGCACAGGCCCAGATAAGGATTACTATGACTACCATCGTTAGTGTTCGTCGCGATGACAAAGTGGTTATCGGCGGTGATGGCCAAGTTTCGCTTGGTAACACAGTTATGAAAGGCAACGCACGTAAAGTACGTCGTCTATACAATGGTAAAGTACTGGCAGGTTTCGCTGGCGGTACAGCTGATGCATTTACATTATTTGAACGCTTTGAAGCAAAGCTAGAGATGCACCAAGGCCATCTCACTAAAGCAGCCGTAGAAATGGCAAAAGACTGGCGTACCGACAGAGCATTAAGAAGGCTTGAAGCCCTACTTGCGGTAGCCGATGAAACCGCCTCGCTTATCATCACAGGTAACGGCGACGTGGTGCAGCCAGAGCATGATCTTATTGCTATCGGCAGTGGTGGTAACTTCGCACAGGCGGCTGCAACCGCACTACTTGAAAATACAGACTTAAGTGCGAAAGAAATCGTGGAAAAGAGCCTGAAGATCGCCGGCGATATCTGCGTATTTACCAATAATTTCCAAACTATCGAAGAATTGTAATAGGACTCGTCATGACAGCTATGACTCCAAGAGAGATTGTGCACGAGCTTGATCAACACATTATCGGTCAGGACAAAGCCAAAAAAGCCGTCGCGATTGCACTGCGCAACCGTTGGCGTCGTATGCAGCTTGATGAAGAGCTGCGTGCAGAAGTTACACCAAAGAATATTTTGATGATCGGCCCAACGGGTGTGGGTAAAACTGAGATTGCCCGCCGTCTAGCAAAGCTTGCTAACGCACCATTTATCAAAGTAGAAGCGACTAAGTTCACCGAAGTGGGTTATGTTGGTAAAGAAGTTGAGACCATCATCCGCGATCTAGTCGAAGTTTCTTTTAAGCTAACACGTGAACAACAAACCAAGAAATTCAAATTCCGCGCTGAAGAAGCCGCCGAAGAGCGTATTTTAGATGCACTTTTGCCACCAGCAAAAGACGCTTATGGTGAGTCTCAGCCAAATGAAAACTCGTCAACACGCCAAGTATTTCGTAAGAAACTACGTGAAGGTCAGTTAGACGACAAAGAAATTGAGATCGACATCGCAGAAACGGCGCCTCATG
This window contains:
- the metL gene encoding bifunctional aspartate kinase/homoserine dehydrogenase II — its product is MAKVVHKFGGSSLSSPERYQAVAKIVLEQCQLGDSVVVSAAGKTTNTLVKLWQSFEQQDVRAFNDVLLQVENHQRELIDALFVGEQHSVLLKQLVNELQAIASGREEQHLHYASLLAHGELWSARILANYLSSQGIEAKAIDARTLFVQQEGVLLHAHNKEACYRAIDDHAIYIVTGFIAANAQGETVTLGRNGSDYSATLLASYLDAAQVSIWTDTTGVFSTDPRKVANAIKYTKVCRGQAELLARLGNPVLHAKTLSPLKDTDIKLQVRSSFDADALGTEIVKAGYSKEKRFITTFGQLDLLRVEQLKSGEVKQLSQLIQHSIHHFVKGGEAHLLVPSEFSHVVIKALDSRANIIESQVQGFAIVAPSQDVAGLHQQALELLDEHAIVTRFVLQERHYSLVLTDQAIDSDLLAILHERLVNKGRELAVIVAGVGNVGEVFIEQCKNQVAKLSEHFDLKLVGLLRSKQMLFCPSGLNLASWQQQWQNEAIEYNEAELFTRIKELDYEHKVVVDITASERFSELYPQFVEHDCHLISANKYAGTAQQGWYSKLRQQLQERNLLWRYNTSVGAGLPINFALADLQNSGDEVVRIEGVFSGTLSWLCSRYDGSEAFSELVLGAQELGFTEPDPREDLSGRDMQRKLLILARELDIELELDDIELEALMPESLSVGSWQTFLENRQQLDDFYATHYAKATANDAALRYTGALEIASNGKVSAKVGIAQVPNGSAIANLTPGDNIFVIHTKWYEQNPLVIQGPGAGKEVTAAGIHSDLFWLTQNLK
- the metB gene encoding cystathionine gamma-synthase; amino-acid sequence: MSQVNKSTVAVRHGIEADKAHGAVVPPLYLSTTYSFADFDTKRDYDYGRSGNFNRDVLAQALTELEGGARGIITATGMAAVHLVTQLLNHDDTLVIPHDCYGGSYRLFTSLAKRGLLKLTVLDLTQPESLAQLQQIKPKLVWIETPSNPILRLTDIEAVVNAAHAVGALVAADNTFLSPALQNPIAFGVDVVVHSTTKYINGHSDVVGGAVIARTQELGDELAWWANNIGITGAPFDSYLTLRGLRTLNVRLRQHQENAQLIAEYLEKSPYVSQVYYPGLESHPQHELAKKQQLGFGGMVSFDIKGDLQTSAKFLTSLTHFSLAESLGGVESLICHPATMTHAGMDPQARLEAGVGDTLIRISVGIEDAQDLIADLEAGFACIDESQASDDAKSFKLTPAHTVALW
- the metJ gene encoding met regulon transcriptional regulator MetJ; amino-acid sequence: MAKWNGEYIHPYAEHGKKAEQVKKITVSIPLNVLKVLTDERTRRQVNNLRHATNSELLCEAFLHAFTGQPLPSDEDLRKDNPERIPLEVRQIMEERGLEIPEINEE
- a CDS encoding malic enzyme-like NAD(P)-binding protein codes for the protein MTDFRQQALDYHEKPVPGKISVELTKPAETVKDLALAYSPGVAEPVREIAADPANAYRYTGKGNMVAVISNGTAILGLGNLGPLASKPVMEGKALLFKRFAGLDSIDIEVKHNTTEDFINTVANIADTFGGINLEDIKAPECFEIERALIERCDVPVFHDDQHGTAIVTAAGMLNALEIQGKDIHDAIIVCLGAGAAAIACMELLIKCGAQREHIYMLDRKGVIHTRRDDLNEYKELFANNTDKRTLQDVIADADVFVGVSGPDLLSAEDLKLMADKPVVFACSNPDPEICPEVAHGARNDLIMATGRSDYPNQVNNVLCFPFIFRGALDVRATAINDEMKIAAVEAIRTIAKEPVPAEVLKAADVDSLEFGPEYIIPKPMDPRLLPRIAKAVAIAAIESGVAQIDMPAGYME
- the rpmE gene encoding 50S ribosomal protein L31, with protein sequence MKEGIHPNYETITASCSCGNKFETRSTLCKDIHLDVCSACHPFYTGKQKILDTGGRVDRFNKRFGALSSKK
- the priA gene encoding primosomal protein N' yields the protein MLILEVALKLPLHRTFDYLLAPTMQVEAGMRVTVNFANRRCTAIALAKKDDTDVPKEKLKQIIEVLDEHPVFNQAQLSFLHFVSQYYCHPIGDTLFTALPAVLRDGGSPDKTQIPIVRLTEKGQKLPTLRAKKQQALLSQLHEGGAIKLSELKALGFASQTIKALEEKALISQSIEHDSDWSQNELQLGEKPRLNDQQATICSAVNAQVGYRTFLIEGVTGSGKTEVYLQSLENIIKAGKQALILVPEIGLTPQTVNRFKKRFNNLPIDLWHSNLTDNERLHTWRRAEKGLSALVIGTRSAIFLPFQNLGMIIVDEEHDNSFKQQEGLRYHARDLAAFRAHQAHCPLLLGTATPALETLHKAITNKYQLVTLSKRAQTQHDNQFHLVDMKGQPEQGGFSPMSLHWMEKTLARGKQVMVFLNRRGFAPTLMCHECGWLNTCKHCSTSATYHKNMNRLVCHHCGEQDFVPRQCPDCGSTQIMPTGLGTEQLEGFLSERFTDIPVTRIDRDSTRRKGSLESALEEINQGGARILVGTQMLAKGHHFADVSLVIILDVDSGLYSCDFRATEQMAQLITQVAGRAGRAGEAGTVLLQTHFPEHPLLQDLINNGYGDFARYALQEREEAMLPPFAHLAIIRAEATNINTVLRFLSDLVPATPYPGIQLLGPIPAPLERIAGKFRYQLHIHAQQRTVLRDYLSQLARYIATHESANRVRWSIDVDPMDSY
- a CDS encoding SPOR domain-containing protein, which produces MAQHDYINKKPKGKGKDKPEKSAKFPVIAAIFAFLLIGGFAYGLWFIKTNADPKEVEQAKNPHPVAEQKVSKPKPRPPEFIEEIKNHEIKVEVKEIESKGPYQMQCGSFRTHSQAEAMKAKVAFAGLIAEIRRTEGSNGVWYRVRLGPYDTKRLAESDKNKLQRVGIFGCGIWGWT
- the hslV gene encoding ATP-dependent protease subunit HslV — encoded protein: MTTIVSVRRDDKVVIGGDGQVSLGNTVMKGNARKVRRLYNGKVLAGFAGGTADAFTLFERFEAKLEMHQGHLTKAAVEMAKDWRTDRALRRLEALLAVADETASLIITGNGDVVQPEHDLIAIGSGGNFAQAAATALLENTDLSAKEIVEKSLKIAGDICVFTNNFQTIEEL